The following are encoded in a window of Cloacibacillus sp. genomic DNA:
- the acpS gene encoding holo-ACP synthase codes for MIRGIGIDLCDIERMRKAVARDGFAERLFSESEISYAKDKADAATHYAAAFAAKEALAKAGGWGLGKMGLDACEVVRTEKGPVFNFSADFQRRLEEEGISGVFLSLSHESGMAAAMVVLEGER; via the coding sequence ATGATCAGAGGCATCGGTATAGACCTGTGTGACATTGAGCGGATGAGAAAGGCCGTCGCGCGCGACGGTTTTGCCGAACGCCTGTTCTCTGAGAGTGAGATATCCTATGCTAAAGACAAGGCTGATGCCGCCACGCATTACGCCGCAGCCTTTGCCGCGAAAGAGGCTTTGGCTAAGGCCGGAGGCTGGGGGCTTGGAAAGATGGGTCTTGATGCCTGCGAGGTAGTTCGCACTGAAAAAGGCCCCGTGTTCAATTTCAGCGCCGACTTTCAGAGACGTCTTGAGGAAGAGGGGATCAGTGGAGTCTTTCTCAGCCTTTCGCATGAATCCGGCATGGCAGCCGCCATGGTAGTTTTGGAGGGAGAACGATGA
- the tsaE gene encoding tRNA (adenosine(37)-N6)-threonylcarbamoyltransferase complex ATPase subunit type 1 TsaE encodes MRFRQYSGDSLTVTSESPEETFLVGEALGKAAYPGLLVLLKGALGMGKTKLTQGVGHALGYERVKSPTFIIISEYEGAIPLLHADLYRLEDKTEINSLGIEEYLEEGFTAVVEWAERWLEAPESDRIDVEFEAPPENGESRILAFTCYGEAACKALRGFAEEIRTMVSAE; translated from the coding sequence ATGAGATTCCGGCAATACTCCGGTGACAGTTTAACCGTTACAAGCGAGAGTCCAGAAGAGACCTTCCTGGTGGGGGAGGCTCTTGGGAAGGCGGCATATCCTGGGCTGCTCGTTCTGCTCAAGGGGGCGCTTGGAATGGGGAAAACGAAGCTGACGCAGGGTGTGGGGCACGCGCTGGGTTACGAGCGCGTAAAGAGCCCGACATTCATTATCATAAGTGAATACGAGGGCGCGATCCCCCTTCTCCACGCCGACCTTTACAGGCTGGAAGATAAGACGGAGATCAATTCTCTCGGAATAGAGGAGTATCTAGAGGAGGGCTTCACGGCTGTGGTAGAGTGGGCTGAACGATGGCTGGAGGCTCCGGAGAGCGATAGGATAGATGTTGAATTTGAGGCGCCCCCCGAGAACGGTGAATCCAGAATACTGGCCTTTACCTGTTATGGAGAGGCGGCCTGCAAAGCCCTTCGGGGCTTTGCGGAGGAGATAAGAACGATGGTGAGCGCGGAATGA
- the tsaB gene encoding tRNA (adenosine(37)-N6)-threonylcarbamoyltransferase complex dimerization subunit type 1 TsaB: protein MKILGINCAGRWTNAGLAINGNIIGERNLELGRRQSEELPLLTADLLDEAGMTLSDLELIAVGTGPGYYTGIRAGIAYGAALAEALLLPVVPLSSLEIFIWDLKERYDCLVPVFKAKRTHCYAAVYDSRKGATSVSPAFVSEEALLGTLKKYPDAVIVSPDIAQYGGLRESGCQVIERESASGGACAQMGWIYAAKAVSPREVRAQYLREPDIGPTDR, encoded by the coding sequence ATGAAGATACTGGGGATAAACTGCGCCGGACGCTGGACGAACGCCGGTCTTGCCATAAACGGAAATATCATCGGAGAGCGTAATCTTGAGCTCGGACGCCGTCAGTCCGAGGAATTGCCGCTCCTGACGGCAGACCTCCTGGATGAGGCCGGAATGACGCTGTCTGACCTAGAGCTTATCGCGGTCGGCACAGGGCCGGGATATTATACCGGCATCCGCGCCGGTATAGCCTATGGGGCGGCACTCGCGGAGGCGCTGCTGTTGCCTGTGGTGCCGTTATCGTCGCTGGAAATATTCATTTGGGACCTGAAAGAGAGATATGACTGTCTCGTGCCGGTCTTTAAGGCAAAGCGCACCCACTGTTACGCGGCGGTCTACGATTCGCGCAAAGGCGCCACCTCCGTTTCCCCCGCGTTTGTCTCCGAAGAGGCTCTGTTGGGGACGCTTAAGAAATATCCGGACGCGGTGATCGTCTCTCCGGACATTGCCCAGTATGGAGGACTGCGTGAGAGCGGCTGTCAAGTGATCGAACGGGAGAGCGCCTCCGGCGGAGCCTGCGCTCAAATGGGCTGGATATACGCGGCAAAGGCGGTCTCTCCGCGTGAGGTCCGAGCCCAATATTTGCGCGAACCGGACATCGGCCCCACTGACAGATAA
- a CDS encoding response regulator has translation MEGRVKMVTLSGKRILLCEDHSLNASITIKVLEHEGISVVHANNGKSGLELFLNEPDGYFDAILMDISMPVMDGLDAARAIRSSDKADARTIPIIAMTAKDYSADRDNSLAAGMNAHFAKPVDPTNLYNILAALIKP, from the coding sequence ATGGAAGGAAGAGTCAAAATGGTAACCCTGTCCGGAAAGCGCATATTGCTATGCGAAGACCACTCCTTGAATGCCTCTATTACCATAAAAGTACTTGAACATGAGGGAATCTCCGTGGTACATGCAAATAACGGCAAGTCTGGTCTTGAGTTGTTCCTCAACGAGCCTGACGGTTATTTTGACGCAATCTTGATGGACATCAGCATGCCGGTAATGGACGGTCTTGACGCGGCGAGAGCCATTCGCTCCAGCGACAAGGCGGACGCCCGCACTATACCGATAATCGCAATGACGGCAAAGGACTACAGTGCAGACAGGGACAACTCTCTGGCGGCTGGGATGAATGCCCATTTTGCCAAGCCTGTGGACCCGACAAATCTGTACAATATTTTGGCGGCGCTGATAAAACCATAA
- the gltS gene encoding sodium/glutamate symporter, with protein sequence MLFELLNGIAVLKFDALWTATLAIILLLIGFAIRNKVGIIGRFCIPAPVIGGLLMSITALILHHTGNFTVQFTTSMQSPMMLAFFTTVGVGGSFGLLRKGGRALIIYLVFCWVLAAIQNTFGAGLASALGLNLLLGIMAGAVSLEGGHGAAAAFGPMVEGLGVKGAAAVAIASATFGLIAGGLLGGPVAKTLIERHHLKIEANTDTMFQKSADDILNEQSERKVTSAALLNSLALVLILMVIGSYLSQYIAKLTAGTNFSLPGYVTAMFAAVVFRNLNDHLHFVKINSSCIDIISDISIGVFLTMAMMSLRIWDLYDLALPLIVILVLQTTIIVLLAMFVLFRLLGKDYDAVVMCSGFIGHGLGATPNAVANMGSVCERYGVMSYKAFLIVPLCGAVLIDLVGIPNIVWFINFFANR encoded by the coding sequence ATGTTATTTGAGCTCCTCAACGGTATAGCTGTTTTGAAGTTCGACGCCTTATGGACTGCGACACTGGCAATTATTTTGCTCTTAATCGGTTTCGCTATCAGGAACAAAGTCGGCATAATCGGCAGGTTTTGTATCCCGGCGCCGGTTATCGGCGGCCTTTTGATGTCCATCACCGCGCTTATACTTCATCATACGGGAAACTTCACCGTCCAGTTCACCACCTCTATGCAGTCGCCGATGATGCTGGCCTTTTTTACTACTGTTGGAGTCGGCGGAAGTTTCGGACTGCTGAGAAAGGGAGGACGCGCGCTTATAATCTATCTGGTATTCTGCTGGGTTTTGGCGGCGATACAGAATACCTTCGGCGCGGGACTCGCCTCGGCGCTGGGTCTGAATCTGCTTCTGGGCATAATGGCCGGAGCCGTATCTCTTGAGGGCGGGCATGGCGCGGCCGCCGCCTTTGGTCCAATGGTTGAAGGATTGGGCGTAAAAGGCGCGGCCGCGGTAGCCATAGCCTCGGCCACCTTTGGGCTTATTGCCGGGGGGCTCCTTGGCGGACCGGTAGCTAAGACTCTCATTGAGCGCCACCACCTAAAGATAGAGGCAAATACGGATACGATGTTTCAGAAAAGCGCCGACGACATCCTGAATGAGCAGTCTGAGAGAAAGGTAACCAGCGCCGCTCTGCTCAACTCTCTTGCGCTTGTACTCATTCTTATGGTCATTGGATCATATCTTTCACAATATATCGCTAAACTAACGGCTGGAACTAATTTCAGCCTCCCTGGTTATGTGACGGCAATGTTCGCAGCGGTCGTATTCAGAAATTTAAACGACCACCTTCATTTTGTTAAAATCAACAGCAGCTGTATAGACATTATCTCCGATATCTCGATCGGCGTATTTCTTACCATGGCGATGATGAGCCTGCGCATCTGGGATCTTTACGACCTAGCGTTGCCGCTCATCGTAATACTCGTACTGCAGACGACAATAATCGTGTTATTGGCGATGTTTGTCCTGTTCCGCCTGCTTGGGAAAGATTATGACGCGGTCGTCATGTGTTCGGGTTTCATCGGGCACGGCTTAGGCGCCACGCCTAACGCCGTAGCCAATATGGGATCAGTCTGTGAGAGATACGGCGTAATGTCATATAAGGCTTTTTTGATAGTGCCGCTCTGCGGCGCGGTCCTTATTGATCTTGTCGGTATTCCCAATAT
- a CDS encoding 4Fe-4S binding protein, whose amino-acid sequence MAKKFNIDVVEKWCKGCGLCIAICPKKVLELNDQVKSVAVRPEDCIGCRQCENICPDLAITVKECE is encoded by the coding sequence TTGGCGAAGAAGTTCAACATCGACGTTGTTGAGAAGTGGTGTAAAGGATGTGGCCTCTGTATCGCTATATGCCCCAAGAAGGTTCTGGAACTTAACGATCAGGTTAAGAGCGTAGCGGTTCGTCCGGAGGACTGCATTGGCTGCCGCCAGTGCGAGAATATCTGCCCGGATCTGGCAATCACTGTTAAGGAGTGTGAATAA
- a CDS encoding glucosaminidase domain-containing protein, protein MDFLGISVVSKFFCLFRRLVFILMDCLKKLKNRYFIGAERRCLFLRYGGLFCLLFCLLAVPWRAEGFSTIDFYRAAKKYKSVNPFGAAVHCSHETGNWQSRLWREGKNGAGIKANRAWKTLGMPYIDILSEEHIGGKNVMVRSSFRKYRSLKKFLGDYSRKIRDDYPISAKHNNNIWGYLGGLYKGKYGKWATDHRYFKKLTIKAVKLAPEIYGHAWKKKLHRQFETAKGFGILEKWQEMAIETAMGGGS, encoded by the coding sequence ATGGATTTTTTGGGTATATCAGTTGTTTCAAAGTTTTTTTGTCTGTTTAGGCGTTTAGTTTTTATATTAATGGACTGTCTTAAAAAACTAAAAAATCGATATTTTATAGGTGCAGAACGGCGCTGTCTCTTTTTACGTTACGGGGGGCTGTTCTGCCTTTTATTTTGCCTGCTGGCAGTGCCATGGAGAGCCGAAGGCTTTTCTACGATAGATTTTTACCGTGCGGCTAAAAAATACAAGAGCGTTAATCCTTTCGGCGCCGCCGTCCACTGCTCTCATGAGACTGGGAACTGGCAGAGCAGGCTTTGGCGCGAAGGTAAAAACGGCGCGGGAATAAAGGCAAACAGAGCCTGGAAGACGTTGGGAATGCCCTATATAGATATATTAAGCGAAGAGCATATTGGCGGAAAGAATGTGATGGTGAGGTCTTCGTTCAGAAAATACAGGTCGCTAAAGAAGTTTCTCGGCGACTATTCCAGGAAAATAAGGGATGACTATCCTATATCAGCGAAACATAATAATAATATATGGGGATATCTGGGCGGTCTGTACAAGGGTAAATATGGAAAATGGGCTACGGATCACAGATACTTTAAAAAATTGACCATAAAGGCTGTAAAATTGGCCCCGGAGATATATGGACACGCGTGGAAGAAGAAACTGCATCGGCAGTTTGAAACCGCGAAGGGCTTCGGGATACTGGAAAAATGGCAGGAGATGGCCATAGAGACTGCGATGGGAGGCGGATCATGA
- a CDS encoding 2-oxoacid:acceptor oxidoreductase subunit alpha → MAQNEFWQGNKAIAMGAIAAGCRFFGGYPITPSTEVMEVMSEELPKLGGKFVQMEDEIGGIAATLGASIAGLKAMTASSGPGISLKQELLGYGYIAEIPMVLADIQRGGPSTGLPTKVSQADVMQAKWGTHGDHATIAYAPCSIQECYTITIKAFNMAERFRQPVLVMADEVIGHMREKIVIPEPGTYEVVDRKKPTVSPDDFVPYRPDADDVPPMPAFGDGYRWHVTGLTTNEWGFPTNDAPDIDLKANRIIRKVDRCRDEIVEYREDFMEDAEIVVISYGSVSRSSLRAIRELREQGVKVGHFRPITLWPFPDKEIAAFSKRVKHIIVPELNAGQMVLEVERAVKANCEVHRKSLINGELYKPAEIMSFIKEVA, encoded by the coding sequence ATGGCCCAGAACGAATTTTGGCAGGGTAATAAAGCCATAGCGATGGGCGCTATCGCCGCCGGCTGCAGGTTCTTCGGCGGATATCCGATCACCCCGTCAACAGAAGTTATGGAAGTTATGTCCGAAGAGCTCCCGAAGCTGGGCGGAAAGTTTGTCCAGATGGAGGACGAGATCGGCGGAATAGCCGCCACCCTTGGCGCCTCGATAGCAGGCCTCAAGGCGATGACGGCGAGCTCAGGCCCCGGAATCTCCCTCAAACAGGAGCTTCTCGGTTATGGATATATCGCTGAGATCCCGATGGTTCTCGCCGACATCCAGCGCGGCGGTCCCTCGACCGGGCTTCCCACGAAGGTTTCCCAGGCTGACGTAATGCAGGCCAAGTGGGGAACGCACGGCGACCACGCGACGATCGCCTACGCCCCCTGCTCGATTCAGGAGTGCTATACGATCACGATCAAAGCTTTCAACATGGCCGAGCGTTTCCGCCAGCCGGTTCTTGTCATGGCTGACGAAGTCATCGGACACATGCGTGAGAAGATCGTCATCCCCGAACCCGGGACCTATGAGGTCGTAGACCGCAAGAAGCCGACCGTATCCCCCGACGATTTCGTTCCCTATCGTCCCGATGCGGACGACGTTCCTCCGATGCCCGCCTTCGGCGACGGCTATCGCTGGCATGTGACGGGGCTTACCACCAACGAGTGGGGCTTCCCGACAAACGACGCTCCCGACATCGACCTCAAGGCTAACCGTATAATCCGCAAGGTTGACCGCTGCCGCGACGAGATTGTCGAATACAGAGAAGACTTCATGGAAGACGCCGAGATCGTGGTCATCTCCTACGGCTCTGTCTCCCGTTCCTCGCTCCGCGCGATCCGCGAGCTCCGCGAACAGGGCGTCAAGGTCGGACACTTCCGCCCGATCACACTCTGGCCCTTCCCGGATAAAGAAATAGCCGCGTTCTCGAAGAGAGTAAAGCACATCATCGTTCCGGAACTCAATGCCGGACAGATGGTGCTGGAAGTCGAGAGAGCCGTCAAGGCCAACTGCGAAGTACACAGAAAGAGCCTTATCAACGGCGAACTCTACAAACCGGCTGAGATTATGTCCTTCATCAAGGAGGTGGCGTAA
- a CDS encoding MgtC/SapB family protein has product MYLGEFEILCRLLLAAFLGAVFGMERRHRNKPIGARTHILISLAACTVAIISSYGFTELAYSYPHEVSVRTDPARLMVGMLTGIGFIGAGIIYKSPHGDIKGITTAAEVYLITVLGIGSGLGLYMLSISASVIAYITLICSEDMVSCVKEKYCVPFKLWLKKLFHRRNSREE; this is encoded by the coding sequence ATGTATCTGGGAGAATTTGAGATTTTATGCCGACTGCTGCTGGCCGCTTTTTTAGGCGCAGTTTTTGGAATGGAGCGCAGACATAGGAATAAACCGATCGGGGCTCGTACGCATATACTCATCTCTCTGGCCGCCTGTACGGTGGCGATCATCTCGTCCTACGGCTTTACCGAGCTGGCCTACTCCTATCCTCATGAAGTCAGCGTGAGGACAGACCCCGCGCGTCTGATGGTGGGAATGCTGACCGGTATCGGTTTCATAGGTGCTGGAATAATATATAAGAGTCCGCACGGTGATATAAAGGGTATTACTACGGCGGCAGAGGTGTATCTTATTACCGTACTCGGCATCGGTTCGGGGCTGGGACTCTATATGCTCTCAATATCGGCGTCGGTGATTGCCTATATCACGCTCATCTGCTCAGAGGACATGGTCTCCTGTGTCAAAGAAAAATATTGTGTCCCGTTTAAGCTTTGGCTTAAAAAGCTTTTCCATCGTCGTAACTCCAGGGAGGAGTAA
- a CDS encoding NAD(P)H-hydrate dehydratase, which produces MKNFFMPADIREADNIAASKYGIPSIVLMENAAKNAARAAVTLSGGPKGSFVVLAGRGNNGGDGFAVARHLLIGGAEVTVLKSDADEIYKNDAAVNLEILRRLGGKRLRIFDTPELTDSEISALLGRACCVIEGLLGTGTSGAPRKEPARLIRLLEGCKNVLALDVPSGIDPESGGVYEPCVRAAETVTFLAPKYGMAFQPAADNCGNIITADIGVPPEAILPEKPKLSLYESRDLHSMLPEISRNIHKTERGNVLVYAGSGSYRGAPLLTVRGALRAGAGLVFAAVPDFIAPHISAEIPEAIVLPLATRNGEVESASAAAVISEWLPKCAALVAGPGCGRSEGAGELFLWLWKNCRLPLLLDADMLWFYARNLPELTPRADVLLTPHSAEAGRILGLAPAEVDSKRAECAFALAAKAGQALLKGRNTLIAFSEELRMIAAGSPSLAVPGSGDVLSGVIGAFIAAGIPIADAATVGALAHGLAGEALEARLGVRGALAREIADEIPAILR; this is translated from the coding sequence ATGAAAAATTTCTTTATGCCGGCTGACATCCGCGAAGCGGATAATATTGCCGCCAGTAAATATGGCATTCCATCCATCGTGTTGATGGAGAATGCCGCGAAAAACGCCGCCCGCGCGGCTGTCACGTTGTCCGGTGGTCCAAAGGGCAGTTTTGTCGTATTGGCTGGGCGCGGAAACAACGGCGGAGACGGATTTGCCGTGGCGCGCCATCTCCTCATCGGCGGGGCAGAGGTAACTGTATTAAAGAGCGACGCCGATGAAATATATAAAAATGACGCCGCGGTAAACCTTGAGATACTGAGACGGCTGGGCGGCAAAAGGCTGAGAATATTCGATACGCCGGAGCTGACCGATTCCGAGATATCTGCGCTGCTTGGCAGAGCCTGCTGCGTAATAGAGGGATTACTTGGAACCGGAACGTCGGGAGCGCCCCGTAAGGAGCCGGCGCGCCTTATAAGGCTTTTAGAGGGATGTAAAAACGTCTTGGCGCTGGATGTCCCCTCGGGGATAGATCCCGAAAGCGGCGGCGTCTATGAGCCCTGTGTAAGGGCCGCCGAGACTGTAACCTTCTTGGCTCCGAAGTACGGCATGGCCTTTCAGCCTGCGGCTGATAATTGCGGCAATATAATAACCGCTGATATTGGCGTACCACCTGAGGCAATACTGCCCGAAAAGCCTAAGCTGTCTCTCTATGAATCCCGCGACCTGCATAGTATGCTGCCGGAAATTTCCCGTAACATACATAAAACTGAGCGCGGTAACGTGCTTGTATATGCCGGCAGCGGCAGTTACCGCGGCGCGCCGCTGCTTACGGTCCGCGGCGCGCTGCGCGCCGGCGCCGGCCTTGTTTTTGCGGCTGTTCCGGACTTTATCGCCCCGCATATCTCAGCAGAAATACCAGAGGCTATCGTCCTGCCGCTCGCGACGAGAAATGGCGAGGTCGAAAGCGCGTCGGCCGCCGCCGTCATCTCTGAATGGCTGCCTAAATGCGCGGCGCTTGTCGCGGGGCCTGGCTGCGGCCGTTCCGAGGGGGCGGGGGAGCTCTTCCTCTGGCTCTGGAAAAACTGCCGCCTGCCGCTGCTGCTGGATGCCGATATGCTCTGGTTCTATGCCCGAAATCTGCCGGAGCTGACGCCACGCGCGGACGTCCTGCTGACGCCGCACAGCGCGGAGGCCGGACGCATTCTCGGCCTGGCTCCCGCGGAGGTGGACTCAAAGCGTGCCGAATGCGCCTTTGCGCTTGCCGCTAAAGCTGGACAGGCGCTGCTTAAGGGAAGAAACACGCTGATCGCCTTCTCGGAAGAACTCCGAATGATCGCCGCAGGGTCACCGTCGCTGGCCGTCCCAGGATCGGGCGATGTGCTGAGCGGCGTCATCGGCGCGTTTATCGCCGCGGGAATTCCGATAGCCGACGCCGCGACGGTGGGCGCGCTGGCGCATGGATTAGCGGGAGAAGCTTTGGAGGCGCGCCTTGGGGTACGCGGAGCGCTTGCGAGGGAGATCGCCGATGAGATTCCGGCAATACTCCGGTGA